From a single Lytechinus variegatus isolate NC3 chromosome 9, Lvar_3.0, whole genome shotgun sequence genomic region:
- the LOC121421444 gene encoding carbohydrate sulfotransferase 1-like: MRVLLHCRRVFLSKWSTAVALSIAFISISLMTMTYGKFTLYSNGKDGQRRASHGTEVNSRQISQVIFQHFHSTKPNSTPNNNARNLSEEDNSNLPEGKSGNIFNENFRNISRNTLKERESVENITSRKSGLPGVSDEGKIRVRTEDQGVVDFRSTTSISSSLRVSSTFVVILAQWRFGSSIIGELFNQNPNIFFLFEPLWLLDKIRNERRLPFSPFPRELYEYSTKTLRDIAACNVTEEFVRLTNPWGGLINNRAICQATGEITQCKFRSSDMVNNLCTSYNGIMATKIIRADLGNIKPLVDEDKVNVKVIHLVRDPRGSAASRIHYYFEEWSDLVRAHEAEFQTKGRLAPLGLTNSTERIKDGIPNMCKWMRETLEEAKTMPDWLRGRYHLLRYEDFAAAPLNTTEDLYRFVGLPLPQSVREWVRNNSQAKDSDPGTFSVHKNSRKTAQKWMKDLRELEIEQVEHDCGDVMKDLGYQRFATLKLAQP, from the coding sequence ATGAGGGTTCTTTTGCATTGTAGACGTGTATTTCTGTCAAAGTGGAGTACCGCCGTTGCATTATCCATCGCATTTATTTCTATCTCCCTGATGACAATGACCTATGGCAAGTTTACTCTTTACAGCAATGGCAAGGACGGTCAGAGGAGGGCGTCACACGGCACCGAGGTAAACTCTCGGCAAATTTCCCAGgtaatttttcaacattttcacaGCACAAAACCAAACAGTACGCCAAACAATAATGCCCGGAATTTGTCTGAGGAAGATAACTCAAATCTGCCAGAGGGAAAATCCGGAAATATTTTCAACGAAAATTTTCGAAATATATCGAGAAATACTTTGAAAGAACGTGAATCAGTGGAAAATATCACAAGTCGGAAATCTGGACTTCCAGGAGTCTCAGACGAGGGCAAAATTAGAGTCCGCACTGAAGATCAGGGAGTGGTCGACTTCCGATCGACAACATCCATATCCTCATCGTTGAGGGTGTCATCGACGTTTGTTGTCATCCTGGCGCAGTGGCGTTTTGGCTCTTCAATCATCGGAGAGCTTTTCAATCAAAATCCAAATATCTTTTTCCTCTTTGAGCCGTTATGGTTGCTTGATAAAATTAGAAATGAAAGACGGCTTCCATTTTCACCGTTTCCGCGGGAACTTTATGAATACTCGACGAAAACTCTAAGAGATATTGCGGCGTGCAATGTGACAGAGGAGTTTGTCCGTTTAACCAATCCTTGGGGCGGTCTTATCAACAACCGTGCGATATGCCAGGCAACAGGAGAAATAACTCAATGTAAATTTCGAAGTTCTGACATGGTAAATAATCTTTGTACTTCATACAATGGGATCATGGCTACGAAGATCATCCGGGCTGATCTCGGGAATATAAAACCCTTGGTAGACGAGGACAAGGTCAATGTCAAGGTCATTCACTTAGTGCGTGATCCAAGAGGGTCAGCTGCTTCGCGTATCCACTATTACTTTGAGGAGTGGAGCGACCTGGTGCGAGCGCATGAGGCGGAGTTCCAGACGAAAGGCCGGCTTGCACCCCTCGGGCTTACAAACTCTACCGAACGTATCAAAGACGGCATTCCTAACATGTGCAAATGGATGCGGGAGACTCTCGAAGAAGCAAAAACCATGCCAGACTGGCTCCGGGGCAGGTACCACCTTCTCAGGTATGAAGACTTCGCGGCAGCGCCTCTCAACACAACGGAGGACCTCTACCGATTTGTAGGGTTACCCTTGCCACAGAGCGTCAGGGAATGGGTCCGCAATAATTCACAGGCAAAAGACAGCGATCCTGGAACGTTTTCAGTGCATAAGAATTCGCGTAAGACCGCTCAGAAATGGATGAAGGATCTCAGAGAGCTTGAGATTGAACAGGTTGAACATGACTGCGGAGATGTCATGAAGGATCTTGGATACCAGAGATTCGCAACGCTCAAATTGGCACAACCATAG
- the LOC121421665 gene encoding CD63 antigen-like — MAAGGAIMVVGFFGCCGAIRESVCQLSTYFVIVFIIFCAEIAAGVWMYIEKDKIGDSAGEYFDKLVQEKYSGDVSVQILVDYTQKRFRCCGASGPDDWTLSNQPIPDSCGRNCTEGCYDTVNEGLYEEGCKVKIVDILKQNLYIVGVACATVALVEVLAMILTVFLCRRIRRELDEDDEKPYNA; from the exons ATGGCCGCTGGGGGAGCTATAATGGTTGTTGGATTTTTCGGCTGCTGTGGTGCTATCAGAGAGAGTGTATGTCAGCTATCTACG TATTTCGTCATCGTGTTCATCATATTTTGCGCGGAAATAGCAGCTGGGGTTTGGATGTATATAGAGAAGGATAAGATAGGGGATTCGGCCGGGGAGTACTTCGACAAACTAGTACAAGAGAAATACAGCGGGGATGTTTCCGTGCAAATACTGGTAGACTACACGCAAAAGAgg TTTCGTTGCTGTGGAGCCAGTGGTCCTGATGACTGGACGTTATCAAACCAACCTATTCCAGATTCTTGCGGGAGGAATTGTACCGAAGGATGTTACGACACGGTTAATGAGGGTCTGTATGAAGAG GGTTGTAAAGTAAAGATTGTCGACATACTCAAACAGAACTTGTACATAGTAGGCGTAGCTTGTGCAACTGTTGCGTTGGTTGAG GTACTTGCGATGATCTTAACGGTATTTCTATGCAGGAGAATAAGACGAGAGTTGGATGAAGACGACGAGAAACCTTACAATGCTTAG